Part of the Mycolicibacterium mengxianglii genome is shown below.
TGAGGATTGTGGTCACCCGGGCGTTGCCGCCCGCCACGCTGGCGCCCCTGGCCGAGCTCGGCGAGCTGTGGGTGTCCCCGCATGATCGGCCACTCACCGCCGAGGAGCTGTGTGCTGCGGTCGCGGGTGCGGACGCGATCGTCACCATGCTCAACGACCGCATCGACGAATCGGTGCTGACCGCGGCCGGTAGCCAGCTACGCGTGGTCGCCAATACTGCCGTCGGCTACGACAACCTCGACGTCCCCGCAATCGCCCGGCACGGCGCCGTCGCCACCAATACCCCTGGTGTGCTCGTCGACGCCACCGCCGATCTGACCATGGCGCTGTTGCTCGACGTCACACGCAGAGTGACCGAGGGCGACCGGTTGGTCCGCTCGGGCGAGGCCTGGTCCTGGGACATCGGCTTCATGCTGGGCGCCGGGCTGCAACAGAAGCAACTCGGGATCATCGGCATGGGTCACATCGGCCGGGCCGTGGCTCAGCGAGCAGCCGCGTTCGGCATGAGCATCGTCTACCACGCCCGCCGTGAACACGACGGCGACACGGGCCGCCGTGTCGCGCTCGACGAGTTGCTGGCCACGTCGGACGTCGTGTCTTTGCACTGCCCGTTGACCGCCGACACCCGCCACCTGATCGATGCATCTGCCCTGCGTCGCATGAAGGCCGGCTCGTATCTGGTCAACACCGCCCGCGGTCCCATAGTTGACGAGAATGCACTGGTCGAAGCGCTCGCCGGTGGTGTGATCGCCGGGGCGGCCCTGGACGTCTACGAATATGAACCCGACGTGCACCCGGGGCTGCGCACCCTTCCCAATGCCGTACTCGCACCGCATCTGGGGTCGGCGACCGT
Proteins encoded:
- a CDS encoding 2-hydroxyacid dehydrogenase, producing MRIVVTRALPPATLAPLAELGELWVSPHDRPLTAEELCAAVAGADAIVTMLNDRIDESVLTAAGSQLRVVANTAVGYDNLDVPAIARHGAVATNTPGVLVDATADLTMALLLDVTRRVTEGDRLVRSGEAWSWDIGFMLGAGLQQKQLGIIGMGHIGRAVAQRAAAFGMSIVYHARREHDGDTGRRVALDELLATSDVVSLHCPLTADTRHLIDASALRRMKAGSYLVNTARGPIVDENALVEALAGGVIAGAALDVYEYEPDVHPGLRTLPNAVLAPHLGSATVETRTRMAELAVENVVQTLTGGGPITPIAVPSR